In one Lachnospiraceae bacterium GAM79 genomic region, the following are encoded:
- a CDS encoding FKBP-type peptidyl-prolyl cis-trans isomerase gives MKMKKVMALCLTAVVGMGVLSGCGSTKSEFRQYAKCAEVKDYDGIEYVPTSREVTQDQIDEKINSFCTDNNVETKDYDSVIKDGDDVNINYVETINGEEKAKNDDEAGTSIVMGKDALAPGLDEQMIGLKPGVQKTFTITYPDDYSDTTVAGMEAKFDVTINYIKITTTPEYTDDLVKSATDGKYTTTEDYTKYLTDELQKDTDKSADSTDRANVLKAIKEKTTFTKYPEGEIDAYVKSVMDNIESSASQYGIGVQTFLQYFYGYTDEASFVSYLQSTVESVMQEKIVVSSIALEKDLVANDKETDAYKQKLMDDNEVDEDTINSKYSASDLKFYATEEKVLDYLMGTAVQVDSTEASSEDASEDGSTEAESTESTTETASEAE, from the coding sequence ATGAAAATGAAGAAGGTAATGGCTCTGTGTCTGACTGCGGTTGTCGGCATGGGGGTGCTTAGCGGATGCGGAAGCACAAAGAGTGAATTCAGACAGTATGCAAAATGTGCGGAAGTAAAGGATTATGATGGTATCGAGTATGTACCAACGTCCAGAGAAGTAACACAGGATCAGATTGACGAGAAGATTAATTCATTCTGTACAGATAATAATGTAGAAACAAAGGATTATGACAGCGTGATCAAGGATGGTGACGATGTTAATATCAACTACGTTGAAACCATCAACGGCGAGGAAAAGGCAAAGAACGATGACGAAGCCGGAACCAGTATTGTTATGGGTAAGGATGCGTTAGCACCCGGACTTGATGAGCAGATGATCGGATTAAAGCCCGGTGTACAGAAGACATTCACAATCACATATCCGGACGATTATTCAGATACAACGGTTGCCGGTATGGAAGCAAAATTTGATGTAACGATCAATTATATCAAGATAACGACAACACCGGAATATACAGATGACCTTGTGAAGTCGGCTACGGATGGTAAATATACAACGACAGAGGATTATACCAAGTATCTGACGGATGAGCTTCAGAAGGATACAGATAAATCGGCAGACAGTACTGACCGAGCTAATGTGTTAAAAGCAATTAAAGAGAAAACAACGTTTACCAAATATCCGGAAGGCGAGATTGATGCATATGTAAAGAGTGTTATGGATAATATCGAATCCAGTGCTTCTCAGTATGGAATCGGTGTACAGACATTCCTACAGTATTTTTATGGATACACAGACGAGGCCTCATTTGTTTCCTATCTTCAGAGCACAGTTGAATCTGTAATGCAGGAGAAGATCGTTGTCAGCTCGATCGCGTTAGAAAAAGATCTGGTCGCAAATGATAAAGAGACTGATGCATATAAGCAGAAGCTGATGGATGATAATGAAGTAGACGAGGATACGATCAACTCCAAATATTCAGCGAGCGATCTGAAATTCTATGCAACAGAGGAAAAAGTTCTTGATTATCTGATGGGTACAGCTGTTCAGGTAGATTCAACAGAAGCAAGTTCAGAAGATGCATCGGAAGATGGTTCCACTGAAGCAGAGAGCACAGAGTCAACAACAGAGACAGCTTCAGAGGCAGAATAA
- the greA gene encoding transcription elongation factor GreA has product MAEKKQVVTYTGLKKIEEELQDLKVNKRREIAAKIKEAREQGDLSENAEYDAAKDEQRDIEARIEQLEAILKNVEVVDEDEVDTEVVGIGRTVTVYDYEFDEEVVFHIVGSTEADIMKNKISDESPVGMALKGARVGEEVIVEAPDGEFKYRILDIKRAI; this is encoded by the coding sequence ATGGCTGAAAAGAAACAGGTAGTTACCTATACAGGACTTAAAAAAATTGAAGAAGAACTTCAGGATCTGAAAGTAAATAAACGTAGAGAGATTGCTGCCAAGATCAAGGAAGCAAGAGAGCAGGGAGACTTATCTGAGAATGCTGAGTATGATGCGGCAAAGGACGAGCAGCGTGATATCGAAGCAAGAATCGAGCAGTTAGAGGCTATCCTGAAAAATGTAGAGGTCGTTGACGAAGATGAGGTTGATACAGAGGTTGTCGGTATCGGCCGTACCGTAACAGTATATGATTATGAATTTGACGAGGAAGTTGTATTCCACATCGTTGGTTCAACAGAAGCAGATATCATGAAGAATAAGATTTCTGATGAATCACCGGTTGGTATGGCATTAAAGGGTGCGCGCGTTGGTGAAGAAGTAATAGTAGAAGCACCGGACGGAGAATTCAAATACAGAATATTAGATATCAAGAGAGCAATCTAA
- the nrdD gene encoding anaerobic ribonucleoside-triphosphate reductase, which produces MQVIKRDGRAVSYDRSKIIVAIQKANAEVEDCEKISEEKIEEIIDGIEAKNRKRMLVEDIQDIIEQKLMAEGKFVLAKTYIIYRYSRELIRKANTTDDSILSLIKNRNKDVMEENSNKNATVASTQRDLIAGEVSKDLTKRLLLPEKISKAHEEGAIHFHDADYFLQPIFNCCLINIGDMLDNGTVMNGKLIESPKSFQVACTIVTQIIAAVASSQYGGQSVDIRHLGKYLRKSYNKYKALYQEEFGDRLDADTLEELVKERLNDELRSGVQTIQYQINTLMTTNGQSPFVTLFLNLDPNDEYIEENAMIIEEILRQRLEGIKNEVGVYVTPAFPKLIYVLDEHNCLKGGKYDYITRLAIKCSAKRMYPDYISAKKMRENYEGNVFSCMGCRSFLSPWKDENGNYKWEGRFNQGVVSLNLPQIGILAKGDEDKFWSLLDERLQLCYDALMCRHRALEGITSDVSPIHWQYGAIARLKKGEVIDPLLHNGYSTLSLGYIGLYETSILMKGVSHTDPVGEEFALKVMNRMRAACDKWKADTGLGFGLYGTPAESLCYRFARIDKERFGTIKDVTDKGYYTNSYHVDVREKIDAFSKFRFESQFQTISSGGAISYVEIPNMRNNLDALAEVVRYIYENIQYAEFNTKSDYCHVCGYDGEIIINSDGEWECPQCGNKDHAKMNVTRRTCGYLGENFWNVGKTKEMASRVLHL; this is translated from the coding sequence ATGCAGGTAATCAAAAGAGACGGAAGAGCCGTATCCTATGATCGCAGCAAGATTATCGTTGCCATTCAGAAGGCAAATGCCGAAGTTGAAGACTGCGAAAAAATTTCTGAAGAAAAAATCGAAGAGATCATAGACGGCATCGAAGCAAAAAACAGAAAACGAATGCTGGTTGAAGATATTCAGGATATCATTGAACAAAAGCTCATGGCAGAGGGGAAGTTTGTTCTTGCCAAGACTTACATTATATATAGATACAGCCGTGAACTGATTCGTAAGGCAAACACAACTGATGATTCGATCCTCAGTCTGATCAAGAACAGAAACAAAGATGTTATGGAAGAAAATTCGAATAAAAACGCAACAGTTGCATCTACCCAGCGTGATCTGATCGCAGGCGAGGTTTCAAAAGATCTTACAAAGAGGCTCCTGCTTCCGGAAAAGATCTCAAAAGCCCATGAAGAAGGTGCGATTCATTTTCATGATGCAGATTATTTCTTACAGCCTATCTTCAACTGCTGTCTGATCAACATTGGAGATATGCTCGACAACGGCACTGTCATGAACGGCAAATTGATCGAGAGCCCTAAGAGCTTTCAGGTTGCATGTACGATTGTTACACAGATCATTGCAGCCGTTGCCTCCAGCCAGTATGGTGGTCAGTCCGTTGATATCCGTCACCTTGGAAAATATCTGCGCAAGAGCTATAACAAATATAAAGCATTATATCAGGAAGAATTTGGAGACAGATTGGATGCTGATACATTAGAGGAACTGGTAAAAGAAAGGCTGAACGATGAACTTCGTTCCGGTGTTCAGACAATCCAGTACCAGATCAACACCTTAATGACTACAAATGGGCAGTCTCCATTTGTAACCTTATTCCTGAATCTTGATCCAAATGATGAATATATCGAAGAAAATGCCATGATCATAGAAGAAATCCTCCGTCAGCGTTTAGAGGGTATCAAGAACGAAGTTGGTGTCTATGTGACACCGGCATTTCCAAAGCTGATCTACGTTCTGGATGAACACAACTGCTTAAAGGGTGGCAAATATGATTATATCACTCGTCTTGCCATTAAGTGTTCTGCAAAAAGAATGTATCCTGATTACATCTCCGCCAAAAAGATGCGTGAGAACTATGAAGGAAATGTATTCTCATGTATGGGTTGTCGTTCTTTCCTTTCTCCTTGGAAGGATGAAAATGGCAACTACAAATGGGAAGGTCGTTTCAATCAGGGAGTTGTCAGCCTGAATCTTCCACAGATCGGAATTCTGGCAAAAGGTGATGAGGATAAATTCTGGTCACTCTTAGACGAAAGACTCCAGTTATGTTATGACGCTTTGATGTGCCGTCACAGAGCTCTGGAGGGTATCACATCCGATGTCAGTCCTATCCACTGGCAATATGGTGCAATTGCACGACTAAAGAAGGGTGAGGTTATCGATCCATTGCTTCACAACGGCTACTCTACTCTGTCGCTTGGATACATCGGATTGTATGAAACTTCTATCCTGATGAAGGGTGTCAGCCATACAGATCCTGTCGGTGAAGAATTTGCTTTAAAGGTTATGAATAGAATGCGTGCAGCCTGTGATAAATGGAAGGCTGATACCGGACTTGGTTTCGGATTATACGGAACACCTGCCGAAAGCTTATGTTACAGATTTGCCCGTATTGATAAAGAGCGTTTCGGTACGATCAAGGATGTTACAGATAAGGGCTACTACACGAACTCTTACCATGTTGATGTACGTGAGAAGATCGATGCATTCAGCAAGTTCAGATTTGAGAGTCAGTTCCAGACGATCTCATCCGGTGGTGCAATCTCCTATGTCGAGATACCAAATATGCGCAACAATCTGGATGCACTTGCAGAAGTGGTTCGTTACATTTATGAGAACATCCAGTATGCTGAATTCAATACAAAGTCTGACTATTGCCATGTATGTGGCTATGATGGTGAGATTATCATTAATTCAGACGGCGAATGGGAATGTCCTCAGTGTGGTAACAAAGACCATGCAAAAATGAACGTTACAAGAAGAACCTGTGGTTATCTCGGTGAGAACTTCTGGAACGTCGGCAAAACAAAAGAAATGGCTTCCAGAGTATTACACCTGTAG
- the dut gene encoding dUTP diphosphatase — protein sequence MATFDINIKKLNENATIPSYGSEFAAGADLYACMDEPVTIAAGETQFIHTGLAIEIPAGYAGLVYARSGLACKRGLAPANKVGVIDADYRGEIMVALHNHSNVDQTIESGERIAQLVITPYITGCFHTVDELSDTVRGEGGFGSTGRK from the coding sequence ATGGCCACATTTGATATTAACATTAAGAAACTGAATGAAAATGCGACGATTCCTTCTTATGGTTCTGAATTTGCTGCCGGAGCAGATCTGTATGCCTGCATGGATGAGCCTGTAACGATTGCTGCCGGAGAAACCCAGTTCATCCACACCGGACTGGCTATCGAGATTCCGGCCGGCTATGCCGGACTGGTCTATGCAAGAAGCGGTCTTGCTTGCAAACGTGGTCTTGCACCTGCCAATAAAGTAGGCGTTATCGACGCTGATTACCGTGGAGAGATCATGGTAGCACTCCACAATCACTCTAATGTTGATCAGACAATCGAAAGTGGCGAACGTATTGCTCAGCTTGTTATCACTCCATACATTACCGGCTGTTTCCATACTGTAGATGAATTATCCGATACCGTACGCGGTGAAGGGGGATTTGGCTCAACAGGAAGAAAATAA
- the lysS gene encoding lysine--tRNA ligase: MAENKQNNQAKPQDVNKLLQVRREKLADLQAAGKDPFEITKYDVTYHSTDVKEAYTAHEAELLAGRQEPDVEGLDDAQKKEVLNNDYNERRAIMDASPIHVSIAGRMMFKRVMGKASFCNIQDLKGNIQVYVARDQIGEEAYADFKKSDIGDIYGVKGWAFRTKTGELSIHAEEMTLLSKSLQILPEKFHGLTDTDVRYRQRYVDLIMNQESKAVFIKRSQILKEIRNFLADRDFMEVETPMLVANAGGAAARPFETHYNALNEDVKLRISLELYLKRLIVGGLERVYEIGRVFRNEGVDTRHNPEFTLMELYQAYTDYEGMMELTESMFRYLAEKVCGSTKISYNGIEIDFGKPFERLTMNDAIKKYTGIDFDQVEDDAAAKKLADEHNIAYEERHKKGDIINLFFEEFCEEKLIQPTFIMDHPIEISPLTKKKPSDPSKVERFELFINTWEMCNAYSELNDPIDQRERFAAQDANAAAGDDEAEHTDEDFLNALEIGMPPTGGIGYGIDRLVMLLTDSQAIRDVLLFPTMKSLNSEN; encoded by the coding sequence ATGGCAGAGAATAAGCAGAATAATCAGGCTAAGCCACAGGATGTAAATAAGCTGTTACAGGTTCGTCGTGAGAAGCTGGCAGATTTACAGGCGGCAGGCAAAGATCCATTTGAGATTACAAAGTATGATGTGACTTATCACAGCACAGATGTAAAAGAAGCATATACAGCGCATGAGGCAGAGCTTCTTGCAGGCAGACAGGAGCCGGACGTAGAGGGACTGGATGATGCACAGAAGAAGGAAGTGCTGAACAACGATTATAACGAGAGAAGAGCAATCATGGATGCATCACCGATCCATGTAAGCATTGCAGGACGTATGATGTTCAAGCGTGTTATGGGTAAGGCATCCTTCTGTAATATTCAGGATCTGAAGGGTAACATTCAGGTGTATGTTGCAAGAGATCAGATCGGTGAAGAAGCTTATGCAGATTTCAAGAAATCCGATATCGGTGATATCTATGGTGTAAAGGGCTGGGCATTCCGTACAAAGACAGGAGAGCTTTCTATCCATGCAGAAGAAATGACACTTTTAAGTAAGTCATTACAGATTCTCCCGGAGAAGTTCCATGGCTTAACAGATACAGATGTCAGATATCGTCAGAGATATGTAGACCTTATCATGAATCAGGAGAGCAAGGCTGTATTTATTAAGCGTTCACAGATCTTAAAGGAGATCCGTAACTTCCTTGCAGACCGTGATTTCATGGAGGTTGAGACTCCTATGCTTGTTGCAAATGCAGGTGGTGCGGCAGCAAGACCATTTGAGACACATTACAATGCATTAAATGAGGACGTAAAGCTTCGTATCTCTCTGGAATTATATCTGAAGCGTCTGATCGTAGGTGGACTGGAAAGAGTTTACGAGATCGGACGAGTATTCCGTAACGAGGGTGTTGATACAAGGCACAATCCGGAATTTACGTTGATGGAATTATATCAGGCATACACAGACTATGAAGGTATGATGGAACTGACAGAGTCCATGTTCCGTTATCTTGCTGAGAAGGTTTGTGGAAGCACAAAGATTTCCTATAATGGAATCGAGATTGACTTCGGTAAGCCGTTTGAGCGTCTGACCATGAATGATGCGATCAAGAAATATACCGGAATCGACTTCGATCAGGTAGAAGATGATGCAGCAGCTAAGAAGCTGGCTGATGAACACAATATTGCATATGAAGAACGTCATAAGAAGGGTGATATCATTAACCTGTTCTTTGAGGAGTTCTGCGAAGAAAAGCTGATCCAGCCTACATTTATCATGGATCATCCGATCGAGATCTCACCTTTGACCAAGAAGAAGCCTTCTGATCCAAGCAAGGTTGAGCGTTTCGAGTTGTTCATTAACACATGGGAGATGTGTAATGCATACTCCGAGCTGAACGATCCGATTGATCAGCGTGAGCGTTTTGCAGCACAGGATGCAAATGCAGCAGCCGGTGATGATGAAGCAGAGCACACAGACGAGGATTTCTTAAATGCATTAGAGATCGGTATGCCTCCTACAGGTGGTATCGGTTATGGTATCGACCGTCTGGTTATGCTGTTGACTGATTCACAGGCAATCCGTGATGTGCTCCTCTTCCCGACTATGAAGTCGTTGAATAGCGAGAACTAG
- a CDS encoding AAA family ATPase, with protein MCKVIAIVNQKGGVAKTTTTVNLGIGLVREGKKVLLIDADSQGSLSSSLGVAEPDELDVTLSTIMGKVINDEDYGKREGVIVHEEGVSFLPCNIELSGLEVTLVNTMRREYILKEYITSVRNLYDYILIDCNSSLGMVTMNALTAADSVIIPIEAAYLSVKGLQQLITTLGRTKKYLNPNLGIEGIVFTKMVGRTNYAKEIKSMVEEIYGKNVRVFGAVIPHSVRAAETSAEGVSIFKHDPRGKVAAAYKKLAKEVLADE; from the coding sequence ATGTGTAAAGTAATAGCAATCGTGAATCAAAAAGGTGGCGTAGCAAAGACTACGACAACAGTGAACTTAGGTATAGGTTTGGTAAGAGAAGGCAAGAAGGTACTACTTATAGATGCGGATAGTCAGGGATCCCTTTCATCAAGCCTTGGCGTAGCAGAGCCTGATGAGCTTGATGTTACTCTCTCGACGATCATGGGTAAAGTGATCAATGATGAAGATTATGGAAAGCGGGAAGGGGTTATTGTACATGAGGAGGGAGTATCTTTTCTTCCATGCAATATCGAACTTTCCGGACTGGAAGTCACATTGGTAAATACCATGCGGAGAGAGTACATATTGAAAGAGTACATAACAAGTGTGAGAAACTTGTATGACTATATCCTGATTGACTGCAATTCCAGCCTTGGCATGGTGACAATGAATGCCCTGACTGCGGCTGATTCGGTCATCATACCGATAGAAGCAGCGTACCTTTCCGTAAAGGGGTTGCAACAGCTTATCACTACCCTTGGCAGGACAAAGAAATATCTGAATCCGAATCTTGGGATAGAGGGAATCGTTTTCACAAAGATGGTTGGACGTACCAATTACGCAAAGGAAATCAAGTCCATGGTGGAAGAAATCTATGGCAAAAATGTCCGTGTGTTTGGTGCGGTTATCCCACATTCTGTGAGAGCGGCAGAGACTTCCGCAGAGGGTGTGAGTATATTCAAGCAT
- the tig gene encoding trigger factor, translated as MRKLKKGFAVALAMAMTVSMVAGCGDKGKDVTGNLNKATQTDATEDSTEADLTIDEYIAKYAEGVTLGEYKGIEYEYAPAEVTEDDVQKKVDDFVESCATYNEDKTSAAKSGDTVNIDFVGTVDGVEFDGGNTNGSGYDVTLGSKSLIDTFEDQIVGHKAGDTFDVNVTFPDGYGNDMDGKAAVFKTTLNYIKIPVEAEYNDALVAANTSYKTTAEYEESIRSELKASNEATALTSAQNVVMTNVINKATIEDIPAEEVSSLADEIITQLKSQASNYGIDYATFIQYYYGYEDEDSFKEYVNQICQESVKEKKVVCAVAKAENITIDSDDETAYIKKLAEENDATEDSVKEQYSSQDLMYYTLADKVMTFLLDNGKKTETTTEAATEATSSEEETTTEAITEAN; from the coding sequence ATGAGAAAATTAAAAAAGGGATTTGCGGTTGCTCTTGCAATGGCAATGACAGTATCCATGGTTGCAGGTTGTGGAGATAAGGGTAAAGATGTGACCGGTAATTTGAATAAAGCGACACAGACGGATGCAACAGAGGACAGTACAGAAGCTGATCTGACAATTGATGAATATATTGCCAAGTATGCGGAGGGAGTAACTCTGGGGGAGTATAAGGGTATTGAATATGAGTATGCTCCTGCAGAAGTAACTGAGGATGATGTACAGAAGAAGGTAGATGATTTTGTTGAATCCTGTGCGACATATAATGAGGATAAAACAAGTGCGGCAAAATCAGGAGATACAGTAAATATTGATTTTGTAGGTACTGTAGATGGTGTAGAATTTGATGGTGGTAATACGAACGGTTCAGGATATGATGTAACACTTGGATCAAAATCCCTCATCGACACATTTGAAGATCAGATCGTGGGACATAAGGCAGGAGATACATTTGATGTAAATGTAACCTTCCCGGACGGATATGGCAATGATATGGATGGCAAAGCTGCTGTATTCAAGACTACATTGAACTATATCAAGATTCCTGTGGAAGCAGAGTATAATGATGCGCTGGTAGCTGCGAATACTTCTTATAAGACAACAGCCGAGTATGAGGAATCCATCAGAAGTGAGCTGAAAGCAAGTAATGAAGCAACTGCACTTACATCGGCACAGAATGTTGTTATGACAAATGTTATCAATAAGGCAACAATTGAGGATATTCCGGCAGAAGAGGTAAGTAGTCTGGCAGATGAGATCATTACACAGTTGAAATCACAGGCAAGTAATTATGGCATTGATTATGCAACATTTATCCAATATTATTACGGTTATGAGGATGAAGATTCATTCAAAGAATATGTGAATCAGATCTGTCAGGAATCCGTAAAAGAAAAAAAGGTAGTATGCGCGGTTGCAAAGGCAGAAAATATTACAATTGATTCGGATGATGAAACAGCCTATATCAAGAAACTCGCGGAGGAGAATGACGCAACAGAGGATTCTGTAAAGGAACAGTATTCATCTCAGGATCTGATGTATTATACACTGGCTGACAAGGTTATGACTTTCCTTCTTGATAATGGTAAGAAGACGGAGACAACGACAGAAGCAGCGACAGAAGCAACGAGTTCCGAAGAAGAAACTACAACAGAAGCAATAACAGAAGCAAACTAG
- the nrdG gene encoding anaerobic ribonucleoside-triphosphate reductase activating protein translates to MNYMDIKRCDIANGTGVRTSLFVSGCTHHCKGCFNQDTWDFNAGKPFTQKEIDTIIELCKPDHIVGLTLLGGEPLEFVNQQGLLPLLEQFKSTYPDKTIWCYTGYDFEKDVLDKMYYQWDFTHKFLSYLDVLVDGEFVEEKKVLDLRFRGSTNQRILDVPKSLTAKKAVLWDEKGRYF, encoded by the coding sequence ATGAATTATATGGATATCAAACGGTGTGATATTGCAAACGGAACCGGAGTTCGAACCTCTCTGTTCGTATCCGGCTGCACACACCACTGTAAAGGTTGTTTTAATCAGGATACCTGGGATTTCAACGCAGGTAAGCCTTTTACGCAAAAAGAGATCGATACGATCATTGAACTCTGTAAGCCGGATCATATTGTAGGTCTTACTTTGCTGGGTGGCGAGCCATTGGAATTCGTCAACCAGCAGGGTCTGCTTCCACTTCTGGAACAGTTCAAATCTACTTACCCGGATAAAACGATCTGGTGCTATACCGGCTACGATTTTGAAAAAGACGTTCTGGACAAGATGTATTATCAGTGGGATTTCACTCACAAATTCCTGTCCTATCTGGATGTTTTAGTCGATGGCGAATTTGTTGAAGAGAAAAAAGTTCTGGATCTGCGATTCAGGGGTTCCACAAATCAGAGAATATTAGATGTTCCAAAATCACTGACTGCCAAGAAAGCAGTCTTATGGGACGAGAAAGGAAGGTACTTCTAA
- a CDS encoding peptidyl-prolyl cis-trans isomerase has product MKRRILKAISLICACVMLLTLAACGEESQDNTGKYIVFKFGNDNIYLDEVYIYAQTTIDEYEKEYGSDIWGKTIETDGGIEMDVEEMARREVISNIVQTKALIAQADEYKISLTEEEQAQAEQEAEDFYNSLTDEQLKETGMEADTPSRVLQENALAKKIYDHVMSDSSAEVSDEQARMTTFYDMFFECYYEDDFGNIVVYSKDKIAEQKQKADEAYTSIKQQLSDNPNLNITFLGHTNNLRYAGSHTMSKDQILESYGQEVLDTLYDMQDGDISPVIETENGYHIFQMTYLTDEKATATNKAELTKEANDAYFNNLLTNWVSKIDKDYTYSKSVNTDVYSMITFS; this is encoded by the coding sequence ATGAAACGTAGAATTCTAAAGGCTATTTCTTTGATCTGCGCATGTGTGATGTTACTTACACTTGCAGCGTGCGGAGAAGAGAGTCAGGATAATACAGGAAAATATATTGTATTCAAATTCGGAAATGACAACATTTATTTGGACGAGGTGTATATCTATGCACAGACAACCATTGATGAGTACGAGAAAGAATACGGCAGCGACATCTGGGGCAAAACGATCGAAACGGATGGCGGTATTGAGATGGATGTCGAGGAAATGGCAAGGCGTGAAGTAATCTCCAACATTGTCCAGACTAAGGCATTGATCGCACAGGCAGATGAATACAAGATCAGCCTGACGGAGGAAGAACAGGCACAGGCAGAACAGGAAGCGGAAGATTTTTATAACAGTCTGACCGATGAGCAGTTGAAGGAAACCGGCATGGAGGCAGATACACCATCCCGTGTTCTTCAGGAGAATGCACTGGCGAAGAAGATTTACGATCATGTCATGAGCGATTCCTCTGCCGAGGTATCCGATGAGCAGGCAAGAATGACGACATTTTACGATATGTTCTTTGAATGTTATTATGAGGATGATTTTGGAAATATCGTAGTGTACAGTAAGGATAAGATTGCAGAACAGAAACAAAAAGCGGACGAGGCTTATACTTCGATCAAACAGCAGTTATCGGACAATCCGAACCTGAATATTACTTTCCTTGGCCACACAAACAACCTGCGATATGCCGGAAGCCATACGATGAGTAAGGATCAGATCCTGGAAAGCTATGGACAAGAGGTGCTGGATACTTTATATGATATGCAGGATGGAGATATCTCCCCGGTTATCGAGACTGAGAATGGCTATCATATCTTTCAGATGACATATCTGACAGATGAGAAAGCAACCGCTACGAATAAAGCGGAGTTGACAAAAGAGGCAAATGATGCCTATTTTAATAATCTTTTAACGAACTGGGTATCAAAGATTGATAAAGATTACACTTATTCCAAGAGCGTAAATACCGATGTGTATAGTATGATCACGTTTAGTTAA